The following are from one region of the Patescibacteria group bacterium genome:
- a CDS encoding HIT family protein yields the protein MECVFCKIIKGEISCYKVYEDENFFAFLDIRPLNPGHTLVIPKKHCRWVWDVENLGEYYKVVGKIANAIKKAFNTDYVVSLVFGEEVEHAHIWLVPRFKNDGHGAAIDLKNVKQLSEQEMKDAAEKIKLHIN from the coding sequence ATGGAGTGTGTATTTTGTAAAATTATAAAAGGTGAAATTTCTTGTTATAAGGTTTACGAAGATGAAAATTTTTTTGCGTTTTTAGATATTCGTCCGCTTAATCCAGGGCATACTTTAGTTATTCCCAAAAAACATTGCCGCTGGGTTTGGGATGTGGAAAATTTAGGCGAATACTATAAAGTTGTTGGGAAAATAGCTAATGCCATAAAAAAAGCTTTTAACACTGATTATGTTGTTAGCTTGGTTTTTGGGGAAGAAGTTGAGCACGCGCATATTTGGCTTGTTCCAAGATTTAAAAACGACGGACATGGAGCCGCGATTGATTTAAAAAATGTTAAACAGCTAAGCGAGCAAGAAATGAAAGACGCGGCAGAGAAAATTAAATTACATATTAATTAA